One region of Vibrio pelagius genomic DNA includes:
- a CDS encoding Trp operon leader peptide, with the protein MLQEFNQYHKDKVLELSSVEASSELNWWRTWTGSWWANVYF; encoded by the coding sequence ATGTTACAAGAATTTAACCAATACCATAAAGATAAAGTTTTAGAACTTTCTTCAGTAGAAGCAAGTTCAGAGCTGAATTGGTGGCGCACTTGGACAGGTTCTTGGTGGGCTAATGTGTACTTCTAA
- a CDS encoding anthranilate synthase component 1 has translation MNKAIEIKKLGTIDVINATVPYSQDPTSVFHTLCENKTDSLLLESAEIESKQNLTSLLLIDSAVRIVCEGHQVTFQALTDNGQHLIEHLSANVKSDIKSALEDNVLTLSFTQPSINLDEDSRLREASSFDALRLVQHSFTQDPDNKHALFMAGLFAYDIVANFEPLGDAEATNNCPDFVFYVAETLLRFDHQQNEGLLHASVFSEDQTIKTRLTERLADIQTQCQSLKEIAEVTPLDDVEAVPSVSDEDFCQTVRDLKEYVVKGDVFQVVPSRRFTLPCPAPLAAYKELKQSNPSPYMFYMQDELFTLFGASPESALKYEKETNQVEIYPIAGTRRRGKRPNGQIDFDLDSRIELELRTDKKENAEHMMLVDLARNDVARISEAGTRHVADLLKVDRYSHVMHLVSRVVGQLREDLDALHAYQACMNMGTLTGAPKIRAMQLIRDVEQTRRGSYGGAVGYLTGEGTLDTCIVIRSAYVENGIAQVQAGAGVVFDSDPQTEADETRGKAQAVISAIQAAHTAPKQPSSKQES, from the coding sequence GTGAACAAGGCCATTGAAATCAAAAAGCTGGGAACGATTGATGTTATCAATGCGACCGTTCCTTACTCGCAAGATCCAACAAGCGTGTTCCACACACTGTGTGAAAATAAAACAGACAGCTTGTTGCTAGAATCTGCTGAGATTGAGTCTAAACAAAACCTCACTAGCCTGCTGCTTATCGATTCTGCCGTACGTATCGTATGCGAAGGCCATCAGGTCACTTTCCAAGCTCTAACGGATAACGGTCAACACCTGATCGAACACCTAAGTGCGAACGTGAAATCAGACATTAAATCTGCGTTAGAAGACAATGTACTGACTCTGAGCTTCACTCAACCAAGCATTAACCTAGACGAAGACTCTCGCCTAAGAGAAGCCTCTTCATTCGATGCACTTCGTTTAGTCCAGCACAGCTTTACACAAGATCCAGACAACAAGCACGCGCTCTTCATGGCGGGTCTATTTGCATACGACATCGTGGCAAACTTCGAGCCACTTGGCGATGCAGAAGCGACCAATAACTGCCCTGACTTTGTCTTCTACGTGGCTGAAACGCTACTTCGTTTTGACCATCAACAGAACGAAGGTCTGCTTCACGCAAGCGTTTTCTCAGAAGATCAAACAATCAAAACTCGCCTGACTGAACGTTTAGCGGATATCCAAACTCAATGCCAATCACTCAAAGAGATTGCTGAAGTTACTCCTCTTGATGACGTTGAAGCTGTACCAAGTGTTTCTGACGAAGATTTTTGCCAGACGGTTCGTGACCTAAAAGAGTACGTGGTAAAAGGCGATGTATTCCAAGTGGTTCCTTCTCGTCGCTTTACTCTGCCTTGCCCTGCACCACTAGCAGCGTACAAAGAGCTGAAGCAGAGCAACCCAAGCCCTTACATGTTCTACATGCAGGATGAGCTGTTTACTCTGTTTGGTGCTTCACCAGAGAGTGCTCTGAAATACGAGAAAGAGACTAACCAAGTAGAAATCTACCCTATCGCCGGCACTCGTCGTCGTGGTAAGCGTCCAAATGGTCAAATTGACTTCGACCTAGATAGCCGCATTGAATTAGAGCTGCGCACCGATAAAAAAGAGAACGCTGAGCACATGATGCTGGTTGACCTAGCACGAAACGACGTTGCACGTATCTCTGAAGCAGGCACTCGCCACGTAGCGGACCTACTCAAAGTAGACCGTTACAGCCACGTAATGCACCTCGTTTCTCGCGTTGTGGGCCAACTTCGTGAAGACCTTGATGCTCTGCACGCTTACCAAGCTTGTATGAACATGGGCACGCTAACAGGCGCACCTAAGATTCGTGCGATGCAGCTAATTCGTGATGTTGAACAGACTCGTCGTGGCAGCTACGGAGGCGCAGTGGGCTACCTAACGGGTGAAGGCACGCTCGATACCTGTATCGTGATTCGTTCAGCGTATGTTGAAAACGGTATTGCTCAAGTCCAAGCTGGCGCAGGTGTGGTTTTCGATTCAGACCCGCAAACCGAAGCCGATGAAACACGCGGCAAAGCGCAAGCCGTCATTTCTGCGATTCAAGCAGCACATACTGCACCTAAGCAACCATCTAGTAAGCAGGAGTCTTAA
- the rluB gene encoding 23S rRNA pseudouridine(2605) synthase RluB, protein MSEKLQKVLARAGHGSRRELEALIRAGRVSVNGQVAKLGERLEDENSVIRIDGHTVSGKASEEVVCRVLAYYKPEGELCTRHDPEGRRTVFDRLPKIRGSRWISVGRLDANTSGLLLFTTDGELANRLMHPSRQVEREYLVRVFGEVTEQKVKNLVRGVELEDGMARFEDVVYAGGEGMNHTFYVAINEGRNREVRRLWESQETTVSRLKRVRYGDIYLDKKLPRGGWKELDLQEVNYLRQLVELKPEKETLLDLDPSNTSRKRERSRSQKIRRAVKRHEERANAPKGRSNQPKRKKPATRGTTTPDAGRSAPSSKGKPSNSRSGNGSRGNNTNRPNKPAKPRTRQ, encoded by the coding sequence ATGAGCGAAAAATTACAGAAGGTTTTAGCGCGAGCTGGTCATGGCTCTCGTCGTGAGCTGGAAGCTTTAATCAGAGCAGGTCGTGTAAGCGTCAACGGCCAAGTCGCGAAATTGGGTGAGCGTCTAGAAGACGAAAACTCAGTGATTCGTATTGATGGTCACACTGTATCAGGTAAAGCGTCTGAAGAAGTGGTTTGTCGCGTACTTGCTTACTACAAGCCAGAGGGTGAGCTTTGTACTCGCCACGACCCAGAAGGTCGTCGTACTGTGTTTGATCGTCTACCTAAAATCCGCGGCTCACGTTGGATCTCGGTAGGTCGTCTTGATGCGAACACATCAGGCCTTCTACTTTTCACAACTGATGGTGAGCTAGCAAACCGTCTAATGCACCCAAGCCGCCAGGTTGAGCGTGAGTATCTAGTACGTGTGTTCGGTGAAGTGACTGAACAGAAGGTTAAAAACCTAGTACGCGGTGTTGAGCTAGAAGATGGCATGGCGCGTTTCGAAGACGTCGTTTACGCTGGTGGCGAAGGTATGAACCATACTTTCTACGTAGCGATTAACGAAGGTCGTAACCGTGAGGTTCGTCGTCTTTGGGAATCACAAGAAACGACAGTAAGCCGTCTAAAACGTGTTCGTTACGGTGATATCTACCTAGACAAGAAACTGCCTCGTGGCGGTTGGAAAGAGCTCGATCTTCAAGAAGTAAACTACCTACGTCAATTGGTAGAGCTTAAGCCTGAGAAAGAGACGCTACTAGACCTTGATCCTTCGAACACATCACGTAAGCGTGAGCGTTCTCGTAGCCAGAAGATTCGTCGTGCTGTTAAGCGTCACGAAGAGCGTGCAAACGCACCAAAAGGCCGTAGCAACCAGCCTAAGCGTAAGAAGCCAGCAACTCGCGGCACAACAACGCCAGATGCAGGTCGCAGCGCACCGAGCAGCAAGGGCAAGCCAAGCAACTCTCGTTCAGGAAATGGTTCTCGTGGCAACAACACGAACCGCCCGAACAAGCCAGCTAAGCCAAGAACTCGTCAATAA
- a CDS encoding L-threonylcarbamoyladenylate synthase — MSQFFYVHPDNPQARLINQAVAIVRNGGVVVYPTDSGYALGCQLENKQALDRICQIRKIDDKHNFTLLCRDLSELSLYARVDNTAFRLLKAHTPGPYTFIFKGTKEVPRRLMNSKRKTIGIRVPDNKIALDLLEALGEPLMSTSLILPGNETTESDPEEIRDRLEHAVDVILNGGYLGEQPTTVVDFSDDDPVVVRVGSGDPEPFE, encoded by the coding sequence ATGAGCCAGTTTTTTTATGTACACCCAGATAACCCGCAAGCTCGTTTGATTAATCAAGCGGTTGCTATTGTCCGTAATGGCGGTGTTGTGGTTTATCCAACAGACTCGGGTTATGCTCTTGGCTGTCAGCTTGAAAACAAACAAGCATTAGATCGTATCTGTCAGATTCGTAAAATCGATGATAAGCATAACTTCACGCTGCTTTGTCGTGATCTTTCTGAGCTTTCTCTTTACGCACGTGTTGATAACACGGCATTTCGTCTATTAAAAGCTCACACGCCGGGCCCGTACACGTTCATCTTTAAGGGAACGAAAGAGGTGCCACGTCGTCTAATGAACTCGAAGAGAAAGACTATTGGTATTCGTGTTCCAGACAACAAGATTGCACTCGATCTCCTGGAAGCACTAGGCGAGCCTTTGATGTCAACGTCTTTGATTCTGCCTGGTAACGAGACAACGGAATCGGATCCTGAAGAGATCCGTGATCGCCTAGAACACGCCGTTGATGTGATTCTAAATGGCGGTTATTTAGGTGAGCAACCAACCACGGTAGTTGACTTTAGCGATGATGATCCAGTAGTCGTTCGTGTTGGTTCAGGCGATCCAGAACCGTTCGAGTAA
- the rnm gene encoding RNase RNM, translated as MRIDLHSHTTASDGRLTPPELIDRALSFNIEVLAITDHDTVDALDEAHRYILDNELPIQLINGIEISTVWQNKDIHIVGLNVDPQSPELNTLIEQQKQHRIGRAELIAQRLEKATREGVLEEVKAIAGDAPITRAHFAKWLVDNGYAKTMQQVFKKFLTRNNPGYVPPTWCSMSDAVTAIHAAGGQAVLAHPGRYGFTAKWVKRLLTAFVEANGDAMEVAQPQQAQQERRTLADYAIQYKLLASQGSDFHYPSPWMELGRNLWLPSGVEEVWKDWEFQTFSSSETSSDEQAPSEDRVERLDNEEKQ; from the coding sequence ATGAGAATTGATCTACATAGCCATACCACAGCTTCAGATGGTCGACTTACACCACCTGAACTGATTGACCGTGCGTTGAGCTTCAATATTGAAGTTCTGGCTATTACCGATCATGACACAGTTGATGCCCTTGACGAGGCGCATCGTTATATCCTTGATAATGAGCTGCCAATTCAATTGATTAACGGTATCGAAATCTCAACCGTTTGGCAGAACAAAGACATCCACATTGTTGGTTTGAATGTTGACCCACAATCACCAGAGCTCAATACGTTAATTGAACAACAGAAACAGCATCGTATCGGCAGAGCAGAGCTGATTGCCCAACGACTGGAAAAAGCGACGCGCGAGGGTGTGTTAGAAGAAGTGAAAGCGATCGCGGGTGATGCTCCCATTACCCGAGCGCATTTTGCCAAGTGGCTAGTGGATAATGGCTACGCGAAAACCATGCAGCAGGTGTTTAAGAAGTTCTTAACACGTAATAACCCAGGCTATGTGCCACCAACATGGTGCAGCATGAGTGATGCGGTCACGGCAATTCATGCAGCTGGCGGACAAGCAGTACTTGCTCACCCGGGGCGCTATGGCTTTACCGCTAAATGGGTGAAACGTCTATTGACTGCTTTTGTCGAGGCGAACGGTGATGCGATGGAAGTGGCTCAACCGCAACAGGCGCAACAAGAAAGACGCACTCTTGCCGATTATGCTATACAATACAAACTATTAGCCTCTCAAGGCAGTGATTTTCATTACCCGTCTCCTTGGATGGAGTTAGGGCGCAATCTTTGGCTGCCTTCTGGAGTCGAAGAAGTATGGAAAGATTGGGAGTTTCAAACGTTTTCGTCATCTGAAACATCATCAGACGAACAAGCTCCTTCTGAAGATAGAGTCGAGAGACTCGATAATGAGGAAAAACAATGA